The following are encoded in a window of Lactobacillus panisapium genomic DNA:
- a CDS encoding 5-formyltetrahydrofolate cyclo-ligase: MNKKELRQKQKERLSSFADSTEKDTEDQALLTNFINSQILDGKESIGVTSSLSYEVDTSKLIAYLWDQGKDVYLARANDNPERSQDFLSYNYTTKLGKTKFGVEEVEDPKAKVNNQLDLVIVPGLAFARDSHQRVGFGGGYYDRFLAKHPNAATVALANSQMIFETATWNVEQTDIPIQTIITPNSILQK; the protein is encoded by the coding sequence ATGAATAAAAAAGAACTACGGCAAAAACAAAAAGAAAGATTGAGCAGTTTTGCGGATAGTACTGAAAAAGATACTGAAGATCAAGCTTTGCTCACGAATTTCATTAATTCACAAATTTTAGATGGCAAGGAAAGTATTGGAGTAACTTCTTCTTTATCATATGAAGTCGATACCTCTAAATTAATTGCCTATTTATGGGATCAGGGTAAGGATGTCTATTTAGCCCGCGCTAATGACAATCCTGAACGTTCACAAGATTTTCTTTCATATAATTACACTACGAAGCTTGGTAAAACAAAATTTGGTGTTGAGGAAGTTGAAGATCCTAAGGCAAAAGTCAATAACCAGCTTGACTTAGTCATTGTTCCTGGTTTGGCCTTTGCTCGCGATTCCCATCAACGTGTTGGATTTGGTGGGGGATACTACGACAGATTTTTAGCTAAACATCCGAATGCAGCAACTGTTGCTTTGGCAAACTCACAAATGATTTTTGAAACCGCGACTTGGAATGTTGAACAAACAGATATCCCGATTCAAACTATTATTACGCCTAATTCAATCTTGCAAAAATAA
- the greA gene encoding transcription elongation factor GreA gives MPEKSYPMTAEGKEKLEAELKNLKVVKRPEVIERIKVARSYGDLSENSEYDAAKDEQSHLEDRINVVEEMLKYAHVVDANSSDPDEVAVGKTVTYTEVGEDEPETYTIVGSDESDPLSGKISNDSPIAQAILGKKKGETVTIATPGGKFDVVINKVEE, from the coding sequence ATGCCTGAGAAATCATATCCAATGACTGCCGAAGGAAAAGAAAAACTTGAGGCAGAATTAAAAAATTTAAAAGTTGTTAAACGTCCTGAAGTAATTGAGCGAATTAAGGTTGCGCGTTCTTACGGTGACTTATCTGAAAACTCAGAATATGATGCTGCTAAGGATGAGCAAAGTCATCTTGAAGATCGGATTAACGTTGTTGAAGAAATGTTAAAGTATGCTCATGTGGTAGATGCTAATTCAAGTGACCCCGATGAAGTAGCAGTTGGTAAGACTGTTACTTATACTGAGGTTGGTGAAGACGAACCAGAAACATACACCATTGTCGGAAGTGATGAATCTGATCCATTAAGTGGAAAGATTTCTAACGATTCACCAATTGCACAAGCAATTTTAGGCAAGAAAAAAGGCGAAACAGTCACTATTGCCACCCCAGGTGGTAAGTTTGACGTTGTTATCAACAAGGTTGAAGAATAA
- the pheT gene encoding phenylalanine--tRNA ligase subunit beta, whose protein sequence is MLVSYQWLQDFLKLDQDPNELGEKITRTGVEVAEVKHPEEGLKKIVIGHILDCEAIEGTHLNLTHVDVGEDEPHQIVCGAPNVAAGEDVVVALPGARIADNVKIKKGKLRGYQSDGMICGLQEIGFADNLVPEKYTDGIYVFPQDADVKPGEAAFAPLGMDDYIFDFDITPNRADTLSMEGSAYEVGAIVDEPVKIEDVTLRVDGPDWTSNFNTEVDSQLAPKFYLRKISGVKVADSPLWLQKRLWNAGIRPVNNVVDVTNYVMLLTGQPMHTYDARAFATNKLVVRKANKGEKLTLLNDKNVDLDPEDIVITNGNEVVMMAGVMGGLNSEIKDDTTDVILESAIFDPTLIRKAALRHANRTEASSRYEKGVNWDATRRALDIAALLLRNDANGTINEGVVTATETERKQDVIHTTISYLNKTLGASISAAEIKHLFERLNFAAQIDGDNLTVEVPARRWDVAIAADLVEEVGRLYGYDNIKSTQPVLAETLGGYSEKEEAIRRIKNVVQGQGLIEAISYSLTSPEKAVSFMREPQKMVQVQMPLNSSRSTLRQNLLTGLVDAASYNMARKQNQLAIFEQGRVYDFENNTYNEHEHLAALYSGNVYFENWQHNKEKIDFYYVKGQLTNLFTAIGINSSDVEYKAEVIAKMHPTRTAGIYIKKQYVGMIGMISHDVTRSSKVMRGSELYGYELDLDLIVPLIVNPKTVSKAAPKFPAIDRDLSILVEQDITNQEIENVIEANGGKYLHDLRVIDVYQGSHIENNKKSLAYRLHFLNEQDTLTDEVVNKVTAQITSSLENQLGAEIR, encoded by the coding sequence ATGCTAGTTTCATATCAATGGCTACAAGATTTTCTAAAATTGGATCAGGATCCAAATGAATTAGGTGAAAAAATTACTAGGACAGGTGTCGAAGTCGCTGAAGTAAAGCACCCTGAAGAAGGTTTGAAAAAAATCGTCATCGGTCATATTTTAGACTGTGAGGCAATTGAGGGCACCCACCTTAATTTAACTCACGTTGATGTTGGTGAAGATGAACCTCATCAAATTGTCTGTGGTGCTCCTAATGTTGCTGCAGGCGAAGATGTTGTTGTAGCCCTTCCTGGGGCCCGCATTGCCGACAACGTTAAAATTAAAAAGGGTAAATTACGTGGTTATCAATCTGATGGTATGATCTGTGGTTTACAAGAAATTGGTTTTGCTGATAATCTTGTTCCAGAAAAATATACCGATGGCATTTATGTTTTCCCTCAAGATGCTGATGTTAAGCCTGGTGAAGCTGCTTTTGCACCGCTCGGAATGGATGATTATATTTTTGATTTTGATATCACTCCTAACCGGGCAGATACGCTGTCAATGGAAGGTTCTGCCTACGAGGTAGGTGCCATTGTCGACGAGCCGGTTAAAATTGAAGACGTAACTTTAAGGGTAGATGGTCCTGATTGGACAAGCAATTTTAACACCGAGGTTGATTCTCAGCTTGCCCCGAAGTTTTACCTACGCAAGATTAGCGGAGTAAAAGTTGCTGACAGTCCGCTTTGGCTGCAAAAACGCTTGTGGAATGCCGGAATTCGCCCAGTTAATAATGTCGTTGATGTTACTAACTACGTGATGCTGCTAACTGGCCAACCGATGCATACGTATGATGCCAGAGCATTTGCAACTAACAAGCTGGTAGTTAGAAAAGCTAACAAGGGCGAAAAACTCACGCTCCTTAATGATAAAAATGTTGACCTTGATCCAGAAGATATTGTAATCACGAACGGAAACGAAGTGGTTATGATGGCCGGTGTAATGGGTGGACTTAATTCAGAAATTAAGGACGACACTACAGATGTTATTCTGGAGTCAGCAATTTTTGATCCAACTTTGATCAGAAAAGCAGCATTACGCCACGCTAATCGAACTGAAGCTTCCAGTCGCTATGAAAAGGGCGTTAATTGGGATGCAACTAGAAGAGCGCTTGATATAGCTGCCTTATTATTACGCAATGATGCTAACGGAACAATCAATGAAGGTGTCGTTACCGCTACTGAAACTGAGCGTAAGCAAGATGTTATTCATACGACCATTTCATATTTAAATAAGACACTTGGCGCATCAATTTCTGCCGCTGAAATTAAACACTTGTTTGAAAGACTTAATTTTGCCGCACAAATCGATGGCGATAATTTAACTGTTGAAGTACCTGCAAGACGTTGGGATGTGGCTATTGCTGCTGATTTAGTTGAAGAAGTCGGCCGACTTTATGGCTATGATAATATTAAATCAACCCAGCCAGTTTTAGCAGAAACTCTTGGGGGCTATTCTGAAAAAGAAGAAGCTATCAGACGAATTAAAAATGTTGTTCAGGGACAGGGATTAATTGAAGCAATTTCTTATTCGCTAACCTCACCTGAAAAGGCTGTATCTTTTATGAGAGAACCCCAAAAAATGGTTCAAGTTCAGATGCCACTGAATTCAAGTCGTTCTACATTAAGGCAAAACTTGCTAACTGGTTTAGTTGATGCTGCCAGTTACAACATGGCGCGGAAGCAGAATCAACTAGCAATTTTTGAGCAAGGCCGTGTTTATGACTTTGAAAACAATACCTACAATGAGCATGAGCATCTTGCAGCGTTATATTCTGGTAATGTGTATTTTGAAAATTGGCAACATAATAAAGAAAAAATTGATTTTTATTATGTGAAGGGGCAATTAACTAATTTATTCACTGCTATTGGTATCAATTCTAGTGATGTTGAATATAAAGCAGAGGTAATTGCCAAGATGCATCCGACTCGGACCGCTGGAATTTATATCAAAAAGCAGTACGTGGGGATGATCGGTATGATTAGTCATGACGTTACCCGTTCAAGCAAGGTAATGAGAGGTAGCGAATTATATGGCTATGAATTAGACCTTGATCTGATTGTGCCGTTAATTGTTAATCCTAAGACTGTTTCCAAAGCAGCACCTAAATTCCCGGCAATTGATCGCGACCTCTCAATCTTAGTTGAGCAAGATATTACCAATCAAGAAATTGAAAATGTAATTGAAGCAAATGGCGGCAAGTATTTGCACGACTTGCGCGTAATCGATGTTTATCAAGGGTCACATATTGAAAATAATAAGAAGAGTCTCGCGTACCGACTTCATTTCTTAAATGAGCAAGATACGTTAACTGATGAAGTTGTTAATAAAGTAACGGCTCAAATTACAAGTAGCTTAGAGAATCAACTTGGTGCGGAAATTCGTTAG
- a CDS encoding N-acetylglucosamine kinase, whose protein sequence is MTLEYQIGVDAGGTHTTAIAYDMSGQEIERSEAGPGQVNTDYDNAISNITGAINQLIDQIDGDCQRILCGMAGLSVIGHAPEVAAEISAKVNNLPTRAVTDSLLALYSGLEGEDGGLVIAGTGSVFNGLQKGRIITTGGYGSILGDEGSGYAIALTALKAALLSWDKREENALIPMFNDLFKTDNIVDGTAKFYQMSNPEVASMAVSVAKLADNGDQDAIAVIKEQAELLARDIIIGMDRYEEPKPMRIALTGSVLANNAMLRNFLEEKVKEHYPNAEFSISNGENARGVIYDKSKDYRYFTSR, encoded by the coding sequence ATGACACTTGAATACCAAATTGGTGTTGATGCTGGTGGTACTCATACTACCGCAATCGCCTATGATATGAGCGGTCAAGAAATTGAACGCAGTGAAGCTGGCCCCGGACAAGTTAATACAGATTACGACAATGCAATTAGTAATATTACCGGAGCTATTAACCAACTAATTGACCAAATTGACGGTGATTGCCAACGGATTTTATGTGGTATGGCTGGACTTTCAGTAATCGGGCATGCACCTGAAGTAGCTGCAGAAATTTCTGCCAAGGTTAACAATTTGCCTACTAGAGCTGTAACAGATTCACTACTTGCCCTGTATAGCGGGCTTGAAGGTGAAGATGGTGGACTAGTAATTGCTGGTACTGGTTCAGTCTTTAATGGCCTGCAAAAAGGGCGAATCATTACCACTGGTGGTTATGGCTCAATTTTAGGTGATGAAGGTTCTGGTTATGCAATTGCCTTAACTGCCTTAAAAGCCGCACTTTTAAGCTGGGACAAACGCGAAGAAAATGCCTTAATTCCAATGTTTAATGACCTATTTAAGACTGATAATATTGTTGATGGGACCGCTAAATTTTACCAAATGTCCAACCCAGAAGTTGCCTCAATGGCCGTTAGCGTGGCAAAGCTTGCCGATAATGGTGATCAAGATGCTATTGCTGTAATTAAAGAGCAAGCTGAATTGCTTGCCCGCGATATTATTATCGGAATGGATCGCTATGAGGAGCCTAAGCCAATGCGGATTGCTCTGACCGGATCAGTTCTAGCTAATAATGCAATGCTACGCAACTTTTTAGAAGAAAAGGTTAAGGAGCATTACCCTAATGCGGAATTCTCTATTTCAAACGGCGAAAATGCTCGCGGCGTTATTTACGATAAAAGTAAGGATTACCGCTACTTTACAAGTCGGTAA
- a CDS encoding peptidoglycan D,D-transpeptidase FtsI family protein — protein sequence MKIILAIIFVLFATLIGQLAYLQIGYGSRFKAEVQKSNSAVVSSQVPRGVMYDSKGRILVGNKAKNAITYTKSVSTTADDIYSISNKLSQYIRIKNEKPTEQQVIDYYLGDKKNSTKETAKVPKSIRATEDDELINNRIHDQVRAEHIKLTDREKTAALIYNKISGAYTLSTIYLKNSDLTDKEIAEVGEHLSDLPGVGIGTDWQRSYPNGSSIQSIIGSVSTEKAGLPSDNLQYYLTNGYSRNDRVGTSYLEQEYEPLLKGTKSTSKIWTKSSGNIEQTKSVYSGQAGASLVLTLDAKYQKEVQNSLQQIYSSAIASGAARYSNGAYAVAMNPKTGALLAVAGISRDPKKNKTTNNALGVINQAFVMGSAVKGAMVSGGLINNVITPTNNVLPDTPVYLPGTPIKKSVYPVGTFGALDASTALEVSSNIYMMHLAMNWVHAKYIPKQYIHMPSTAFDTLRHNFNMFGLGQKTGVDLPGEISGIQGKSFDEHGNILSGSVLDLSYGNYDAYTPIQMVQYVSTIANGGYRMQPYVVQSIGRTASNGKKVYIDYNKKPNVQLKIPWTPSELDVVRQGFWRVVHGTNSWGTAHKLKDVKPSISGKSGTAQTFYYDPDHPNQKNPPELVNATFVGYAPSNNAEIATAVVFPGLDPELEGSYTLQMTKAMVQDYFKLHKK from the coding sequence ATGAAAATCATTTTGGCGATTATTTTTGTGCTTTTTGCGACTTTAATTGGGCAGCTGGCTTATCTGCAAATTGGCTATGGGTCGCGGTTTAAAGCCGAAGTACAAAAATCAAATTCCGCCGTCGTTTCCAGCCAAGTACCTCGGGGAGTGATGTATGACAGCAAGGGCCGTATTTTGGTTGGTAATAAAGCCAAAAATGCTATTACTTATACTAAAAGTGTTTCTACAACTGCTGATGATATTTATTCTATTTCAAATAAGCTTAGCCAGTATATTCGCATCAAGAACGAAAAACCAACTGAACAACAAGTGATTGATTATTACTTGGGTGATAAGAAAAATAGTACAAAAGAAACCGCTAAAGTGCCCAAGTCAATCAGGGCAACAGAAGATGATGAACTAATCAATAATCGAATTCATGACCAAGTGCGGGCTGAACACATTAAATTAACCGATCGGGAAAAAACGGCGGCTCTGATTTATAACAAAATCTCGGGTGCCTATACTTTATCGACAATTTATTTAAAAAACAGCGATTTGACTGATAAAGAAATAGCTGAAGTTGGGGAGCACTTATCCGATTTACCCGGTGTTGGAATTGGAACAGATTGGCAGAGATCATATCCTAACGGGTCTTCAATTCAGAGTATTATCGGATCTGTATCAACAGAAAAGGCCGGCTTGCCAAGTGATAATTTACAATATTATTTAACTAACGGTTATTCTCGTAATGATCGCGTGGGTACTTCCTACTTAGAACAAGAATATGAGCCTTTATTAAAGGGAACTAAATCCACTAGCAAAATTTGGACTAAGAGTTCAGGCAACATTGAACAAACTAAGTCAGTTTACTCTGGTCAGGCTGGAGCAAGCTTAGTTTTGACCTTAGATGCCAAATATCAAAAAGAAGTGCAGAACTCTTTACAACAAATATATTCTTCAGCAATTGCTTCTGGTGCGGCTCGCTATTCTAATGGTGCTTATGCGGTTGCAATGAATCCTAAAACAGGTGCATTATTAGCTGTAGCCGGCATTAGTCGTGATCCGAAGAAGAATAAAACAACTAACAATGCTCTCGGTGTAATTAACCAAGCATTTGTTATGGGGTCTGCTGTTAAGGGAGCAATGGTTAGTGGCGGTTTAATCAATAACGTAATCACGCCAACTAATAATGTCTTACCGGATACGCCAGTTTATCTTCCAGGAACACCGATTAAAAAATCAGTTTATCCGGTTGGAACCTTTGGTGCTCTTGATGCTTCGACCGCTTTGGAAGTTTCCAGTAACATTTACATGATGCACTTGGCGATGAACTGGGTACATGCAAAATACATTCCTAAACAATACATTCATATGCCTTCGACCGCATTTGATACTTTGCGGCATAACTTTAACATGTTTGGGTTGGGTCAAAAAACCGGCGTTGACTTGCCGGGTGAAATATCAGGTATTCAGGGTAAGTCTTTTGATGAACACGGAAATATTCTTTCTGGTTCTGTTCTTGACCTGTCATACGGTAACTATGACGCCTACACGCCAATTCAAATGGTGCAATATGTTTCAACTATTGCCAACGGTGGCTATAGGATGCAGCCATATGTTGTGCAGTCAATTGGTCGAACAGCAAGTAATGGCAAAAAGGTTTACATTGACTATAATAAAAAGCCTAATGTCCAGCTGAAAATTCCTTGGACCCCAAGTGAATTGGATGTTGTGCGGCAAGGTTTTTGGCGGGTAGTTCATGGAACCAATTCTTGGGGAACGGCCCACAAACTAAAGGATGTCAAACCATCGATTTCAGGTAAATCTGGTACGGCGCAAACCTTTTACTATGATCCTGATCACCCTAACCAGAAAAATCCGCCGGAATTGGTTAATGCCACCTTTGTCGGGTATGCACCTTCTAACAATGCGGAAATTGCTACGGCTGTTGTCTTTCCAGGTTTAGACCCAGAATTAGAAGGGTCTTATACGCTGCAAATGACTAAGGCAATGGTTCAAGATTACTTTAAACTACATAAAAAATAG
- the pheS gene encoding phenylalanine--tRNA ligase subunit alpha, with protein sequence MDLFERLKELREQGLSEISQAKTEEKLNDVRVKLVGRKSELTEILHSMKEVEPEKRREVGQNVNKVRDLFNQKLDDAKNEIVEKLVEEQLAKEQIDVTLPGRVTHLGVKHPINIILDDLENYFIGMGYQVVQGPEIETDHYCFEMMNLPKDHPARDMQETFYVDKEDLLRSQTSGDQARVLEKHDFTKGPLKMVGPGKVYRRDDDDATHSHQFMQMEGLVVDENITMGDLKGTLELMTKHVFGQDRETRLRPSYFPFTEPSVEMDVSCFNCDGKGCPICKYTGWIEVLGAGMVHPNVLENAGVDSNKYGGFAFGVGLDRFAILKYGIDDIRDFYTNDVRFLEQFSREER encoded by the coding sequence ATGGATTTATTTGAAAGGCTGAAGGAGCTGCGTGAGCAGGGCTTAAGCGAAATTTCTCAAGCTAAGACTGAGGAAAAGCTGAATGATGTTCGGGTTAAACTTGTCGGACGCAAAAGTGAATTAACTGAAATTTTGCATTCAATGAAAGAGGTTGAACCTGAAAAAAGACGAGAAGTTGGGCAAAACGTCAACAAAGTCCGGGATTTATTTAACCAAAAACTAGATGATGCCAAAAATGAAATCGTTGAAAAGTTGGTTGAAGAGCAGCTCGCAAAGGAGCAAATTGATGTTACTTTGCCAGGTCGGGTAACTCATTTGGGCGTAAAGCATCCAATTAATATCATTCTTGATGATTTGGAAAATTATTTTATTGGAATGGGCTATCAAGTTGTTCAAGGTCCTGAAATTGAAACTGACCATTACTGTTTTGAAATGATGAACTTGCCTAAGGATCACCCAGCTCGCGATATGCAAGAAACCTTCTATGTTGATAAGGAAGACCTATTACGGTCGCAAACTTCTGGTGATCAGGCGCGAGTTTTAGAAAAACATGATTTTACTAAAGGTCCTTTAAAAATGGTTGGCCCAGGTAAGGTTTATCGTCGTGATGATGATGATGCAACGCACTCACACCAATTCATGCAAATGGAAGGGCTCGTTGTTGATGAAAATATTACAATGGGTGATTTGAAGGGAACGCTAGAATTGATGACTAAACATGTTTTTGGTCAGGATCGTGAGACCCGTTTGCGTCCAAGTTACTTCCCATTCACTGAACCATCCGTCGAAATGGATGTTTCCTGTTTCAACTGTGACGGCAAGGGCTGCCCAATTTGTAAATATACTGGCTGGATCGAAGTTTTGGGAGCAGGAATGGTTCATCCTAATGTACTTGAAAATGCTGGTGTTGATTCAAATAAATATGGCGGGTTTGCTTTTGGTGTTGGACTCGACCGGTTTGCGATTCTTAAATATGGCATTGATGACATTCGTGATTTCTATACCAATGATGTCCGTTTCTTAGAACAATTCAGTAGGGAGGAAAGATAA
- the rpmG gene encoding 50S ribosomal protein L33, whose product MADNIILECTECGDRSYLSKKNKRKHPERLSLKKYCPVERHTTLHRETK is encoded by the coding sequence ATGGCAGATAACATCATTTTGGAATGCACCGAATGTGGAGATAGAAGTTACTTATCTAAGAAAAACAAGCGTAAGCATCCGGAACGTTTAAGTTTGAAGAAGTATTGCCCAGTTGAAAGACATACGACTCTTCATCGTGAAACTAAGTAA
- a CDS encoding rhomboid family intramembrane serine protease, with protein MNQRQYLKNCYITVAILLTLLVVFLIEVMQGGSENAYVLVKMGAMNNLAVVGQNQWWRLFTAQFLHIGIMHLASNAVMIYYIGTYIEPLLGHWRFLLLYLSAGVGGNLLSLALGSDSSLSAGASTALFGLFGAMTAVAVKNRANPVISYLGKQAFWLAVINIVLDLFSPNIDIQGHIGGLAVGFLIAIILGDRTTHHYSVKERVVAATVLIVYCVATVRMGMVIKLS; from the coding sequence ATGAATCAACGACAATATTTGAAAAACTGTTATATTACTGTTGCCATTTTACTGACACTTTTGGTAGTCTTTTTAATTGAAGTGATGCAAGGTGGATCAGAGAATGCCTATGTTTTAGTAAAAATGGGCGCAATGAATAATCTTGCTGTTGTGGGACAAAACCAATGGTGGCGTTTATTTACGGCTCAGTTTTTACATATTGGGATCATGCATTTAGCTTCTAATGCGGTGATGATCTATTACATTGGTACTTATATTGAACCATTATTGGGCCACTGGCGTTTTTTACTTCTGTATCTATCCGCTGGTGTTGGGGGCAATTTGCTTAGCTTGGCTCTTGGTAGTGACAGTTCTTTAAGTGCTGGTGCATCGACTGCGTTATTTGGCCTTTTTGGTGCCATGACTGCAGTTGCAGTTAAGAATCGTGCCAATCCAGTTATTTCTTATTTAGGTAAGCAGGCTTTTTGGCTAGCTGTGATTAATATTGTGCTTGATTTGTTTTCGCCTAATATCGATATTCAAGGCCATATTGGCGGTTTAGCAGTCGGCTTTCTAATTGCAATTATCCTCGGAGATCGGACAACCCACCATTACTCTGTTAAGGAAAGAGTGGTGGCAGCCACCGTATTAATTGTCTATTGTGTGGCTACTGTCAGAATGGGTATGGTTATCAAATTATCATGA
- a CDS encoding winged helix-turn-helix transcriptional regulator, with amino-acid sequence MAKDDKTKGCSDCLGTDYEHCQHFINAFKIIGKKWNGLIISSLCAGDYMRFKDLAQCVKACSDRVLVERLKELEQAKIVKRSVDSKTKIISYGLTKKGEDLKPVFDQIHNWADKWV; translated from the coding sequence ATGGCTAAAGACGATAAAACTAAGGGTTGTTCTGACTGTTTAGGGACAGATTATGAGCACTGTCAGCATTTTATAAATGCATTTAAAATCATTGGTAAAAAGTGGAATGGGCTAATTATTAGTTCCCTTTGTGCTGGTGATTATATGCGTTTTAAGGATTTGGCTCAGTGCGTTAAGGCATGCTCTGACCGTGTCTTAGTTGAGCGTCTGAAAGAACTAGAGCAAGCAAAAATTGTCAAGCGTTCAGTTGACAGTAAAACCAAAATCATTTCATACGGTCTAACTAAAAAAGGCGAAGATCTCAAGCCAGTCTTTGATCAAATTCATAATTGGGCAGATAAATGGGTTTAA